A genomic region of Marinobacter szutsaonensis contains the following coding sequences:
- the prfB gene encoding peptide chain release factor 2 (programmed frameshift): protein MEINPIVTKIKELRERTEALRGYLDYDQRSERLVEVERELEQPSVWDDPERAQGLGKERSDLELIVHTIDNLTNGLSDAESLLEMAVEEDDEGTVDEIQSDLDALDGKLQKLEFRRMFSGEMDANNAYLDIQAGSGGTEAQDWANMLLRMYLRWAERRGFKAEIVELQEGDVAGIKSATVHIQGDYAYGWLRTETGVHRLVRKSPFDSGNRRHTSFSSVFVSPEVDDSFEIEINPADLRVDVYRASGAGGQHVNRTESAVRLTHNPTGIVVACQAGRSQHQNKDQAMKQLKAKLFEREMQLRNAEKQKAEDAKADIGWGSQIRSYVLDDSRIKDLRTKVETSNTQAVLDGDIDKFIEASLKMAL from the exons ATGGAAATCAATCCCATAGTGACGAAGATCAAAGAGCTTCGCGAGCGCACTGAAGCGCTGAGGGGGTATCTT GACTACGATCAGCGTAGTGAACGTCTGGTCGAAGTAGAGCGGGAACTTGAACAACCCAGCGTCTGGGACGACCCGGAGCGGGCCCAGGGCCTGGGCAAGGAGCGGTCGGACCTGGAGCTGATCGTCCACACCATCGACAACCTAACCAACGGCCTCAGCGATGCTGAAAGCCTGCTGGAGATGGCAGTCGAGGAAGACGACGAAGGCACCGTTGACGAGATCCAGTCTGATCTGGACGCGCTTGACGGTAAGCTGCAGAAGCTGGAATTCCGCCGCATGTTCTCCGGCGAGATGGACGCCAACAACGCCTACCTGGACATCCAGGCCGGCTCCGGTGGCACCGAAGCCCAGGACTGGGCCAACATGCTGCTGCGCATGTACCTGCGCTGGGCTGAGCGCCGTGGTTTCAAGGCGGAGATTGTCGAACTGCAGGAAGGGGACGTGGCCGGCATCAAGAGTGCCACGGTTCACATCCAGGGCGACTATGCCTACGGCTGGCTGCGCACCGAAACCGGCGTGCACCGCCTGGTGCGCAAATCCCCGTTCGATTCCGGTAACCGTCGCCACACCTCGTTCTCTTCCGTGTTTGTCTCGCCGGAAGTGGATGACAGTTTCGAGATCGAGATCAACCCGGCCGATCTGAGGGTGGACGTTTACCGCGCCTCCGGTGCCGGTGGTCAGCACGTAAACCGGACCGAGTCCGCCGTGCGACTGACCCACAATCCGACCGGTATCGTGGTGGCCTGTCAGGCTGGCCGAAGCCAGCACCAGAACAAAGACCAGGCCATGAAGCAGCTGAAGGCCAAGCTCTTCGAGCGTGAGATGCAGCTGCGCAACGCCGAGAAGCAGAAGGCGGAGGATGCCAAGGCCGATATCGGCTGGGGTAGCCAGATCCGCTCCTATGTCCTCGATGACAGCCGGATCAAGGACCTGCGCACCAAGGTGGAAACCAGCAATACCCAGGCGGTTCTGGACGGCGATATCGACAAGTTCATCGAAGCCAGTCTGAAGATGGCGCTGTAA
- the lysS gene encoding lysine--tRNA ligase, whose product MTEHTQHAAQHEDNKLIAERRAKLADMRRHGHPFPNDFRRDATAAELQEKYGDRSKEELEQLDIKVAIAGRMMLDRKAFKVVQDMTGRIQVYATKDVQKETKHWDLGDIIGVRGSLSKSGKGDLYVTMDEYVLLTKSLRPLPEKHKGLTDMEARYRHRYVDLMVNEETRKTFQIRTRLINSMRNYFNARGFMEVETPMLQVIPGGATARPFVTHHNALGIDMYMRIAPELFLKRLVVGGFERVFEINRNFRNEGLSTRHNPEFTMVEFYQAYADYNDLMDLTEDMLRQITKEVLGTTTVVNTRELANGETETVEYDFGMPFKRMTVVEAILEHNPDIQAGQLGDEASARRVADGLGIQLKDTWGLGKVLVEIFEATAEHLLVQPTFITDYPKEVSPLARCKDDDPFVTERFEFFVGGRELANGFSELNDAEDQAERFHAQVAEKDAGDDEAMFYDEDYVMALEYGLPPTAGEGIGIDRLAMLLTDSPSIRDVILFPHMRPEHKVEHHQAEDEE is encoded by the coding sequence ATGACTGAACACACCCAACACGCCGCACAGCACGAGGACAACAAGCTGATTGCCGAGCGCCGCGCCAAACTGGCCGACATGCGCCGCCACGGCCATCCGTTCCCCAATGACTTCCGTCGCGATGCCACCGCTGCCGAACTGCAGGAGAAATACGGTGATAGGAGCAAGGAGGAGCTGGAGCAGCTTGATATCAAGGTGGCCATTGCTGGTCGCATGATGCTGGACCGCAAGGCATTCAAGGTGGTTCAGGATATGACCGGCCGCATCCAGGTATATGCCACCAAGGATGTCCAGAAGGAAACCAAGCACTGGGATCTGGGTGACATCATCGGTGTCCGGGGTTCCCTGTCCAAATCCGGCAAGGGTGACCTGTACGTGACCATGGACGAGTACGTGCTGCTGACCAAGTCCCTGCGGCCACTGCCCGAGAAACACAAAGGCCTGACCGACATGGAGGCCCGCTACCGGCATCGCTATGTGGACCTGATGGTCAACGAGGAGACCCGCAAGACCTTCCAGATCCGCACGCGGCTGATCAACAGCATGCGCAACTACTTCAATGCCCGTGGTTTCATGGAAGTGGAAACCCCGATGCTGCAGGTGATTCCCGGTGGCGCCACCGCACGGCCGTTCGTGACCCATCACAATGCCCTGGGCATCGATATGTACATGCGGATTGCGCCGGAGCTGTTCCTCAAGCGGCTTGTGGTGGGCGGTTTCGAACGGGTCTTCGAGATCAACCGCAACTTCCGTAACGAAGGACTGTCCACCAGGCACAACCCCGAGTTCACCATGGTGGAGTTCTACCAGGCGTATGCCGATTACAACGATCTGATGGATCTGACCGAAGACATGCTCCGGCAGATCACCAAAGAAGTACTCGGTACCACCACCGTGGTCAACACCCGGGAGCTGGCGAACGGCGAGACCGAAACCGTGGAGTACGATTTCGGCATGCCGTTCAAGCGGATGACCGTGGTTGAGGCAATCCTGGAACACAATCCGGACATCCAGGCCGGTCAGTTGGGCGACGAAGCCAGCGCCCGCCGGGTGGCCGATGGACTGGGTATTCAGCTGAAGGACACCTGGGGCCTCGGCAAGGTGCTGGTGGAGATCTTCGAGGCAACCGCCGAGCACCTGCTGGTGCAGCCGACGTTCATCACCGACTATCCGAAGGAAGTCTCCCCGCTGGCGCGCTGCAAGGACGATGACCCGTTCGTCACCGAGCGTTTCGAGTTCTTCGTCGGCGGTCGCGAACTGGCCAACGGCTTCTCGGAGCTCAACGACGCCGAGGATCAGGCCGAGCGTTTCCACGCCCAGGTGGCGGAAAAGGACGCCGGGGATGACGAGGCGATGTTCTACGACGAAGACTACGTCATGGCGCTGGAGTACGGCTTGCCGCCCACGGCCGGTGAGGGTATCGGCATCGACCGACTGGCCATGCTGCTGACCGATTCGCCGTCCATCCGCGACGTTATCCTGTTCCCGCACATGCGCCCGGAGCACAAGGTAGAGCACCATCAGGCGGAAGACGAGGAATAA
- the ung gene encoding uracil-DNA glycosylase, with amino-acid sequence MNPAQTLASQLKPGRGWDDHLTGEFNQPYMQQLAAFLAAEEQAGKVIYPPSTHCFNALNSTPLDKVEIVILGQDPYHGPGQAHGLCFSVRPEVPVPPSLVNIFKEIRDDLGIEPPDHGCLQPWAERGVLLLNSVLTVLQGQAGAHQGKGWETFTDKVIETVNRERDGVVFLLWGSYARKKGQHIDRSRHLVLEGPHPSPLSAYRGFFGCKHFSRANEWLEGNGQPPIDWSLPAKAELIARYRKPVSAG; translated from the coding sequence ATGAACCCCGCCCAAACCCTGGCCAGCCAGCTCAAACCCGGCCGTGGCTGGGACGACCACCTCACCGGCGAATTCAACCAGCCCTACATGCAGCAGCTGGCGGCTTTTCTGGCGGCGGAAGAACAGGCCGGCAAGGTGATCTACCCGCCCAGCACCCACTGCTTTAATGCCCTGAACAGCACGCCGCTCGACAAGGTGGAAATAGTGATCCTCGGCCAGGACCCCTACCACGGCCCCGGCCAGGCCCACGGCCTGTGTTTCTCGGTGCGTCCGGAGGTTCCGGTTCCGCCCTCCCTGGTCAATATCTTCAAGGAAATCCGGGATGATCTGGGGATCGAGCCGCCGGATCATGGCTGCCTTCAGCCTTGGGCCGAGCGCGGGGTGTTGTTGCTCAACAGCGTGCTGACGGTCTTGCAGGGACAGGCCGGAGCCCATCAGGGCAAGGGCTGGGAAACCTTTACCGACAAGGTGATCGAGACCGTCAACCGGGAGCGCGACGGCGTGGTGTTCCTGCTCTGGGGCAGTTACGCCCGGAAAAAGGGCCAGCACATCGATCGCAGCCGGCACCTGGTGCTGGAGGGCCCGCATCCGTCGCCCCTCAGTGCCTATCGGGGCTTCTTCGGCTGCAAGCACTTCTCCCGGGCCAACGAATGGCTCGAGGGCAACGGGCAGCCGCCCATTGACTGGTCGCTGCCCGCCAAAGCGGAGCTGATTGCCCGCTATCGGAAACCGGTGTCAGCTGGCTGA
- the nadB gene encoding L-aspartate oxidase, with protein sequence MPQSYEYDVLIIGSGAAGLTVALNLPDHLSIGVISKADISSGATLWAQGGIAAVLDDKDSVENHIQDTLAAGGGLCHEDAVRFTVENSKDSIDWLIDSGVDFTREDDSEHYHLTREGGHSHRRIIHAADATGHAVSTTLTSQAQARPNIHLMSNRVAVDLITNRKLSLPGNRCVGAYILNLEDNHVELFRARFTVIATGGASKAYRYTTNPDGASGDGIAMAWRAGCRVANMEFNQFHPTCLYHPHAKSFLITEAVRGEGGLLKLPDGTRFMDRFDERAELAPRDIVARAIDHEMKRLGVDHVYLDISHKPADFIKHHFPTIYEKCLGFGIDITKEPIPVVPAAHYTCGGIISDERARTDINQLYAVGEAAFTGLHGANRMASNSLLECLVYGRAAAADIARRESDIPAPPEAPEWDESQVRDSDEDVVISHNWDELRHFMWDYVGIVRTTKRLQRAKHRVDLLDREISEFYSNYRVSNDLLELRNLVTVADLIICSALQRRESRGLHYTLDYPGLLNEARDTVLVPTTYRTQAP encoded by the coding sequence CGTCGCCCTGAACCTGCCCGACCACCTGAGCATCGGGGTCATCAGCAAGGCAGACATCAGCAGTGGCGCCACGCTGTGGGCCCAGGGCGGCATTGCGGCGGTACTCGATGACAAGGACTCGGTCGAGAACCATATCCAGGACACCCTGGCGGCGGGCGGCGGTCTCTGCCACGAGGACGCTGTGCGCTTCACTGTGGAGAACAGCAAGGACAGCATCGACTGGCTGATCGACTCCGGGGTGGATTTTACCCGGGAGGATGACAGCGAGCACTACCACCTGACCCGCGAGGGCGGGCACAGTCACCGGCGAATCATCCATGCCGCCGATGCCACCGGCCACGCCGTGTCCACCACTCTGACCTCCCAGGCGCAGGCCCGACCCAACATTCACCTGATGTCGAACCGGGTGGCGGTGGACCTGATCACCAACCGGAAACTGTCGCTACCGGGCAACCGGTGCGTGGGGGCCTATATCCTCAACCTGGAAGACAATCATGTGGAACTCTTCCGGGCCCGGTTCACCGTCATCGCCACCGGGGGTGCCTCGAAAGCCTACCGCTACACCACCAATCCCGATGGTGCCTCCGGGGATGGCATTGCCATGGCCTGGCGGGCAGGTTGCCGCGTCGCCAACATGGAATTCAACCAGTTCCACCCCACCTGCCTTTACCATCCGCACGCCAAATCGTTCCTGATCACCGAGGCGGTTCGCGGCGAGGGTGGGTTGCTGAAGCTGCCCGATGGCACCCGCTTCATGGACCGGTTTGACGAACGGGCCGAGCTGGCACCCCGGGACATTGTCGCCCGGGCCATCGACCACGAGATGAAGCGACTGGGTGTGGACCACGTATACCTGGACATCAGCCACAAACCGGCGGATTTCATCAAGCACCACTTCCCGACCATCTACGAGAAGTGTCTGGGCTTTGGCATCGACATCACCAAAGAACCGATTCCGGTGGTTCCTGCCGCCCACTACACCTGCGGCGGCATCATCAGTGACGAACGGGCCCGCACCGACATCAACCAGCTTTATGCGGTCGGCGAAGCGGCCTTTACCGGCCTGCATGGCGCCAACCGCATGGCCAGCAATTCCCTGCTGGAATGCCTGGTCTATGGCCGGGCCGCGGCTGCCGACATTGCCCGCCGGGAATCGGATATCCCGGCGCCCCCGGAAGCCCCGGAGTGGGACGAAAGCCAGGTCCGGGACTCCGACGAGGACGTTGTCATCTCCCACAACTGGGACGAACTGCGCCACTTCATGTGGGACTATGTCGGTATTGTGAGAACCACCAAACGACTCCAGCGTGCCAAGCACCGGGTCGACCTGCTGGACCGGGAAATCAGCGAGTTCTACAGCAACTACCGGGTCTCCAATGACCTGCTGGAGCTGCGCAACCTGGTCACGGTGGCGGACCTGATCATCTGTTCGGCCCTGCAGCGCCGGGAAAGCAGGGGGCTGCACTACACCCTTGACTACCCGGGACTGCTCAACGAAGCCCGCGATACGGTACTGGTTCCGACCACCTACCGGACTCAGGCCCCCTGA
- a CDS encoding folate-binding protein: MTDTDTAAPTQPETASLPLPDRGYARLSDRILVRVSGPGTDKFLQGQFSQHLEEVTGDRALRGAASTPKGRAYCLTRLARDGDSVVLDLPTALAEQTLTQLRKYLMLFRGTTMETLDQGMIWGILGQDTARAAADGDVSGLQAAGDVLRLESGLLIRVESDERGLERYELWQTSGESPDFAGAPQLSLADWHATEIAAGVPALDEAGWEAFVPQMLNLQHLDGIHFKKGCYTGQEVIARMHFLGQLKKSLFRFRSSGDVTPGADIKKGDRSVGTVVNRVRFNDGSVELLAVVRHDAADQPLTAEGNNLTVLPLPYAVPERKQGDDQEPSAS; this comes from the coding sequence ATGACCGACACGGATACTGCTGCCCCCACGCAACCAGAAACCGCCAGCCTGCCGCTACCCGACCGGGGCTACGCCAGGCTCTCTGACCGGATCCTGGTGCGGGTTTCCGGCCCCGGAACCGACAAGTTTCTGCAGGGGCAGTTCAGCCAGCACCTCGAGGAAGTCACCGGTGATCGCGCCCTGCGCGGAGCTGCCAGCACGCCGAAGGGACGCGCCTACTGTCTGACGCGACTGGCACGGGACGGCGACAGCGTTGTTCTGGATCTCCCGACGGCACTGGCAGAGCAGACGCTGACCCAGCTGCGGAAATACCTGATGCTGTTCCGGGGCACGACCATGGAGACTCTGGACCAGGGCATGATCTGGGGCATCCTCGGGCAGGACACGGCACGGGCAGCCGCTGACGGGGATGTTTCCGGGCTTCAGGCTGCGGGTGACGTTCTCAGGCTCGAGTCGGGACTCCTGATCCGGGTTGAATCCGACGAACGTGGTCTCGAACGGTACGAACTCTGGCAGACCTCCGGTGAATCTCCGGATTTCGCGGGCGCCCCGCAGCTGTCACTGGCCGACTGGCACGCAACCGAGATCGCCGCCGGTGTTCCGGCCCTCGATGAAGCAGGTTGGGAGGCATTTGTGCCGCAGATGCTCAACCTCCAGCACCTGGATGGCATCCATTTCAAGAAGGGCTGCTATACCGGCCAGGAGGTCATTGCCCGCATGCATTTCCTCGGGCAACTGAAGAAAAGCCTGTTCCGGTTCCGGAGTTCCGGCGACGTCACGCCCGGCGCGGATATAAAAAAGGGCGACCGGAGCGTCGGCACGGTGGTGAACCGTGTGCGGTTCAACGATGGTTCGGTGGAATTGCTGGCGGTGGTCCGCCACGATGCTGCGGATCAGCCGCTGACGGCAGAGGGCAACAACCTGACTGTCCTTCCCCTGCCCTATGCCGTACCGGAGCGTAAGCAAGGGGATGATCAGGAGCCTTCAGCCAGCTGA
- a CDS encoding succinate dehydrogenase assembly factor 2 has product MPDNPEFKRLWWHSRRGMLELDVLLVPFVEEVYRDLDPADQARYQKLLSCEDTDMFEWFMQRSRPEDPDLQRIVDMILNRVQPD; this is encoded by the coding sequence GTGCCCGACAACCCCGAGTTCAAGCGCCTCTGGTGGCACAGCCGCCGCGGTATGCTGGAGCTTGATGTACTCCTGGTGCCCTTCGTGGAAGAGGTTTACCGCGACCTTGATCCCGCGGACCAGGCCCGATACCAGAAACTGCTGAGCTGCGAGGACACCGATATGTTCGAGTGGTTCATGCAGCGCAGCCGGCCCGAAGACCCGGATCTCCAGCGCATCGTCGACATGATCCTGAACCGTGTCCAGCCGGATTGA